A region of the Pseudomonas anguilliseptica genome:
GGGAGCTGATTGAAGCCAAGCTCCGTGAACTCGCCTCCTTCCGCGAAGAAAACCGCCGCCTGCAGCGCTTGCTGATTGGCAACGCTGTTGACCTTGAGCTGGATGCCAGTGGTCGTTTCCTGGTGCCACCACGTCTGCGCGAGTATGCCAAGCTGGACAAGCGCGCGATGCTGGTCGGCCAGCTCAATAAATTCCAACTGTGGGATGAAGATGCCTGGAATGCTGTGGCCGATGCTGATCTGGCCGCGATCAAGCAACCGGGTGCTCTGTCCGACGACCTACGTGACCTGATCCTGTGACCATGACCAGCAATTTCCGCCACATCACTGTGCTACTCGACGAGGCTGTCGAAGGGCTGGCTGTGCGCGCGAATGGTTGCTACCTGGATGGCACCTTCGGGCGCGGCGGGCATAGTCGGCTGATCCTGGAAAAGCTCGGGCCAGATGGTCGCTTGCTAGGGTTTGACAAAGATCCCCTGGCAATCGCGACAGGGAATGCGCTGGCGGCCGAAGACGGCCGCTTTGTCGTTGTGCAGCGCAGCTTTGCCGAACTGGGCGACGAGCTGGCGCAACGCGCTCTAGGCGGCCAGGTCAGCGGCATTCTGCTCGATCTCGGCGTGTCCTCGCCGCAGCTGGATGACGCCGAGCGCGGCTTCAGCTTTATGAGCGACGGCCCGCTGGATATGCGCATGAATCCGGATGCTGGGGTCAGCGCGGCAGACTTCATTGCCAGCGCAACCGAAGAAGAAATTGCCCGGGTATTCAAGGAGTACGGTGAAGAGCGCTTCGCCAAGCGCATGGCCCGTGCCGTGGTGCTGCGTCGCGTCGAGCAGCCGTTTACCCGTACAGCTGATCTGGCTCAGGTGCTGACTGTTGCCAATCCAGCCTGGGAGAAGGGTAAGAATCCGGCGACTCGCGCCTTTCAAGGGCTGCGCATCTATATCAACAACGAGCTGGGTGATCTGGAGAGCGGCCTCGACGCTGCTTTGGAAAACCTCGAGGTGGGCGGCCGCCTGGTGGTGATCAGTTTCCATTCGTTGGAAGACCGCATCGTCAAACTCTTTATGCGCAAGCATGCCAAGGGCGAGATGGACAAGCTGCCGCGTGATCTGCCGATCATCCCGAAAGCTTTCGAGCCGCGCCTGAAACTGATTGGCAAGCCAGTGTTCGCTTCCGAGGCCGAGCTTGCGGCCAATCCGCGTTCGCGCAGCGCTGTGATGCGCATTGCCGAGAAAGTGCGATGAGCGCGCCCTTCGCCAAGCCATTGCCCGGTGGCAGCTTGCTGATGCTGCTGCTGTTTGTGGCTGTGCTGGTGTCTGCGGTAGGGGTTTCCTACAGCGCGCACTGGAACCGTCAACTGCTTAATAAGCTGTATGCCGAACTCAGCGTGCGCGACAAGGTGCAGGCTGAATGGGGGAGGCTGATCCTTGAGCAGAGCACCTGGACGGCGCATAACCGTATTGAAACCCTGGCCTCTGAACGCCTGAGTATGCTTATCCCGGATGCCGCCGAAGTACGCATGGTGGCGCCATGATG
Encoded here:
- the ftsL gene encoding cell division protein FtsL produces the protein MSAPFAKPLPGGSLLMLLLFVAVLVSAVGVSYSAHWNRQLLNKLYAELSVRDKVQAEWGRLILEQSTWTAHNRIETLASERLSMLIPDAAEVRMVAP
- the rsmH gene encoding 16S rRNA (cytosine(1402)-N(4))-methyltransferase RsmH: MTSNFRHITVLLDEAVEGLAVRANGCYLDGTFGRGGHSRLILEKLGPDGRLLGFDKDPLAIATGNALAAEDGRFVVVQRSFAELGDELAQRALGGQVSGILLDLGVSSPQLDDAERGFSFMSDGPLDMRMNPDAGVSAADFIASATEEEIARVFKEYGEERFAKRMARAVVLRRVEQPFTRTADLAQVLTVANPAWEKGKNPATRAFQGLRIYINNELGDLESGLDAALENLEVGGRLVVISFHSLEDRIVKLFMRKHAKGEMDKLPRDLPIIPKAFEPRLKLIGKPVFASEAELAANPRSRSAVMRIAEKVR
- the mraZ gene encoding division/cell wall cluster transcriptional repressor MraZ translates to MFRGANAISLDAKGRLAMPSRYRDELVSRCAGQLIVTIDAIDPCLCVYPLSEWELIEAKLRELASFREENRRLQRLLIGNAVDLELDASGRFLVPPRLREYAKLDKRAMLVGQLNKFQLWDEDAWNAVADADLAAIKQPGALSDDLRDLIL